In the Quercus lobata isolate SW786 chromosome 5, ValleyOak3.0 Primary Assembly, whole genome shotgun sequence genome, one interval contains:
- the LOC115992921 gene encoding protein CHUP1, chloroplastic-like: MREENPSEKKVKTSKFADQNLIPKPQSHNSKGNNNGSNPSKLRSASSWGSQIVKGFSSATDRKTKASQQPTLNVTVHTKKPQPLLSSSDSSTNQNQKNPFVPSHSRVKRSLIGDLSCSVSVNAAQVHVHPHRRQSSRDLFTELENLRSLLQQSKDREFKLQAELSECKRNPKVLDLERELDVKRTELDDLVRKIGLLEFEKAEKTSLSDHLSEVSSSRGEEDNENSSVTLSSSSTSLEMEVVELRRLNKELQLEKRNLACRLASMDSQLASLAKVSEESDIVAKIKAEASLLRHTNEDLCKQVEGLQMSRLNEVEELAYLRWVNSCLRNELRNSCSTMNSDKPSSPHSLERSAESVGSFSSRSNEYLECSSAKRLNLIKKLKKWPISDEDLPNLESPDILLDKSWVDLEELRSPRRRHSISGSKCCAEELVPNKRRQSDCFVCTKDMEKEVEPSTPQTYELGMIQRAQVFGNGQEANKISVSFDVEKRALRIPNPPPRPTRFISSGPKEECNTQIPPPPPPPPPPPPPKFAVRSTAGMVKRAPQVVEFYHSLMKRDSRKDSSNGGICDVPDVANVRSSMIGEIENRSSHLLAIKADVETQGEFVNSLIREVNNAVFQKIEDVVAFVKWLDDELCFLVDERAVLKHFDWPEKKADTLREAAFGYRDLKKLETEVSSYKDDPRLPCDIALKKMVALSEKMERTVYNLLRTRDSLMRNCKEFNIPTDWILDNGIISKIKFGSVKLAKIYMKRVAMELQSKTALEKDPAMDYMLLQGVRFAFRIHQFAGGFDAETMHAFEELRNLAHLLNKK; the protein is encoded by the exons ATGAGAGAAGAAAACCCATCAGAGAAGAAGGTGAAAACTTCCAAATTTGCAGATCAAAATCTGATACCAAAGCCTCAATCTCATAACTCAAAAGGCAATAACAATGGCAGCAACCCTTCAAAGCTGAGGTCTGCTTCTTCATGGGGTTCCCAAATAGTAAAAGGCTTCTCATCAGCAACAGACAGGAAAACCAAGGCTTCTCAACAGCCCACACTCAATGTCACAGTCCACACCAAGAAACCACAGCCACTTCTCTCGAGCTCAGACTCATCCACCAACCAAAACCAGAAGAACCCTTTCGTGCCTTCCCATTCTAGAGTCAAGCGATCGCTGATCGGAGACTTGTCGTGCTCGGTTTCCGTCAATGCGGCTCAAGTCCACGTCCATCCTCACCGGAGACAGTCGTCTCGAGATTTGTTTACCGAGCTTGAGAATTTGAGAAGCCTGCTGCAACAATCTAAGGACAGGGAATTCAAGCTACAAGCTGAATTGTCAGAATGTAAGAGAAATCCTAAGGTTTTGGACCTCGAAAGAGAACTAGATGTCAAGAGGACTGAACTGGATGATCTTGTTCGCAAAATCGGATTGTTAGAATTTGAAAAAGCTGAGAAAACAAGCCTCTCAGACCACTTATCggaggtttcaagttcaaggggtgaagaagataatgAGAATTCTTCTGTAACATTGTCGTCTTCTTCTACGAGTCTTGAAATGGAGGTTGTGGAGTTGAGGCGGCTCAATAAGGAGCTACAGCTTGAAAAGAGGAATCTTGCTTGCAGGCTTGCTTCTATGGACTCTCAGTTGGCTTCTCTAGCTAAGGTTTCCGAGGAG AGTGACATTGTTGCAAAAATTAAAGCTGAAGCATCTTTGCTGAGACACACAAATGAAGATCTATGCAAACAAGTTGAAGGACTACAGATGAGCAGATTAAATGAGGTTGAGGAGCTTGCATACTTGAGGTGGGTGAATTCGTGTTTAAGAAATGAGTTGCGCAATTCATGCTCAACAATGAATTCAGATAAGCCATCTAGCCCACATTCATTGGAGAGGAGTGCTGAATCTGTTGGTTCATTCTCTTCTCGAAGCAATGAGTACTTAGAATGTAGTAGTGCCAAGAGATTAAACCTTATAAAGAAGTTAAAGAAATGGCCTATTTCTGACGAGGATTTACCAAATTTAGAATCGCCAGATATCCTTCTAGATAAAAGTTGGGTTGATTTGGAGGAACTGAGAAGTCCTAGGAGAAGACACTCTATAAGTGGATCCAAATGCTGTGCAGAAGAATTGGTACCAAACAAGAGAAGGCAATCTGATTGTTTTGTATGTACAAAAGACATGGAAAAGGAAGTAGAACCGTCAACTCCTCAAACATATGAGTTGGGTATGATTCAAAGAGCCCAAGTCTTTGGAAATGGGCAAGAAGCTAATAAAATTTCAGTTTCTTTTGATGTTGAGAAAAGGGCATTGCGTATTCCGAATCCTCCTCCAAGGCCTACACGTTTCATTTCTAGTGGACCTAAGGAGGAATGTAACACTCAAattccaccaccaccaccgcctcCTCCTCCCCCACCACCTCCAAAGTTTGCAGTGAGGAGCACTGCAGGAATGGTCAAGCGTGCCCCACAAGTAGTTGAGTTTTACCATTCACTCATGAAGAGAGATTCTAGAAAGGATTCTTCAAATGGAGGAATTTGTGATGTCCCAGATGTTGCAAATGTTCGTAGTAGCATGATCGGAGAAATTGAGAACCGATCCTCACATTTGCTTGCT ATAAAGGCAGATGTTGAGACTCAAGGAGAATTTGTAAATTCATTGATAAGAGAGGTGAATAATGCAGTTTTTCAAAAGATTGAAGATGTTGTGGCATTTGTGAAGTGGCTTGACGATGAACTTTGCTTTCTT GTGGATGAGAGGGCAGTCCTAAAGCACTTTGATTGGCCAGAGAAGAAAGCCGACACATTGCGAGAAGCAGCTTTTGGGTATAGAGATCTCAAGAAATTGGAGACTGAAGTGTCTTCTTACAAGGATGATCCCCGACTGCCTTGTGACATTGCACTGAAGAAAATGGTTGCGTTGTCTGAGAA GATGGAGCGTACAGTCTACAACCTTCTACGAACAAGGGATTCATTGATGCGTAATTGCAAGGAATTTAACATTCCCACAGACTGGATACTTGATAATGGTATCATAAGCAAG ATAAAGTTTGGCTCTGTCAAGTTGGCAAAGATATACATGAAAAGAGTAGCTATGGAACTTCAATCAAAGACAGCTCTGGAAAAAGATCCTGCAATGGACTATATGTTGCTTCAAGGAGTCCGATTTGCTTTTAGAATTCATCAG TTTGCTGGAGGATTTGACGCAGAAACAATGCATGCATTTGAGGAACTTCGCAACCTTGCTCACCTTCTTAACAAAAAGTAA